Proteins from one Romboutsia sp. CE17 genomic window:
- a CDS encoding MATE family efflux transporter, with protein MNKHYVLKNFFKYVSLNVIGMIGLSCYILADTFFVSNALGSNGLAALNFSIPIYCIINGLGLMIGIGGATKYSILKSQNEDEKANSIFSNTVIVGIVIGIIMSIVGIFLSTTIAKLLGAEGATLTMSSTYLTTILCFSPFFILNNIMLAFIRNDGNPRLSMVAMLIGSFSNIVLDYIFIFPFSMGMFGAAFATGLAPIISLCILSSHFIKQKNNFKLIKCKINIKIIINILGLGLSAFITEISSGIVLIIFNLVILDITGVVGVAAYGIVANVALVVVSIFTGISQGIQPLISEGYGKNDSILMKQVLKYAITLSLCIATIIYILTFLLSYNIIAIFNSENNVELIPIAINGLRIYFTGFFFAGPNIIIAAFLSATTRMKSAFVVSIMRGCIAIIPILLLLTAFLGMNGVWLSFTFAEIITTITATIFLSKLKPKVQNNGEIMNY; from the coding sequence GTGAATAAACATTATGTACTAAAAAATTTCTTTAAATATGTGAGCCTTAATGTTATAGGAATGATAGGACTATCTTGTTATATCCTTGCAGATACTTTTTTTGTTTCCAATGCTCTTGGATCAAATGGACTAGCTGCATTGAACTTTTCTATTCCAATTTATTGCATTATTAATGGTTTAGGTTTGATGATTGGTATTGGAGGAGCAACAAAATATAGTATTTTAAAGTCACAAAATGAAGATGAAAAGGCTAACTCAATTTTTTCCAACACTGTTATTGTAGGAATAGTTATAGGAATTATTATGTCTATTGTGGGTATATTTTTATCTACAACAATAGCAAAGCTACTTGGAGCAGAGGGTGCTACATTAACAATGTCAAGTACTTACTTGACAACAATACTTTGTTTTTCACCATTTTTTATACTAAACAATATAATGCTTGCATTTATACGAAATGATGGAAATCCAAGATTATCTATGGTAGCAATGCTTATAGGAAGTTTTTCAAATATTGTTCTTGACTATATATTTATTTTTCCGTTTTCAATGGGAATGTTTGGGGCAGCCTTTGCTACAGGACTTGCACCAATTATAAGTCTTTGTATTTTATCTTCACATTTTATAAAACAAAAAAATAACTTTAAACTTATAAAATGCAAGATAAATATAAAAATCATAATAAATATTTTAGGACTTGGCTTGTCAGCATTTATTACGGAAATTTCATCAGGGATTGTTCTTATTATATTTAATCTTGTAATATTGGATATTACAGGAGTTGTAGGAGTAGCTGCATATGGAATAGTTGCAAATGTAGCACTTGTAGTAGTTTCAATATTTACAGGAATTTCACAGGGAATACAGCCACTAATAAGCGAGGGATATGGAAAAAATGATAGTATATTGATGAAGCAAGTATTAAAATATGCTATTACATTATCTTTATGTATTGCAACTATTATATACATATTGACTTTCCTTTTATCATATAATATTATTGCTATTTTTAACAGCGAAAATAATGTGGAGTTAATTCCTATTGCTATAAATGGATTACGAATATACTTTACCGGATTCTTCTTTGCTGGGCCTAATATTATTATAGCAGCCTTTTTAAGTGCGACAACAAGAATGAAAAGTGCCTTTGTTGTTTCTATAATGCGTGGATGCATAGCTATTATACCTATTTTACTTCTTCTAACAGCCTTTTTAGGAATGAATGGTGTATGGCTATCATTTACATTTGCCGAGATTATAACAACAATAACTGCAACAATATTTTTAAGCAAATTAAAACCAAAAGTTCAAAATAATGGGGAAATAATGAATTATTAA
- a CDS encoding DeoR/GlpR family DNA-binding transcription regulator, giving the protein MLKEERHSIIIDLLNAKGIVKVKDIAEAINVTEMTVRRDLQDLDNKGVLKRIRGGAQLNNITIEKELSHVEKQSINIELKRSIAKNIAKNISDGDSIFLGPGTTIELVYEYMTASYLKVVTNSIYVFNKFVDDPRYELILIGGSYRSRTGAFVGSIANDTLSRMNINKAFIGVNGIYDNVISNSNEDEGMIQATILDRATEKYIVADSSKLNKHDFYQFYKLENVTAIITDEHISSENIEKYSKYTKLYF; this is encoded by the coding sequence ATGCTTAAAGAAGAAAGACACTCGATTATTATAGATTTATTAAATGCAAAAGGAATTGTCAAAGTTAAAGATATAGCTGAAGCTATTAATGTAACTGAAATGACAGTTAGAAGAGATTTACAGGATTTAGACAACAAAGGAGTACTAAAAAGAATTCGAGGTGGTGCTCAACTAAATAATATAACAATTGAAAAAGAGTTAAGTCATGTTGAGAAACAAAGTATTAATATAGAACTTAAAAGAAGTATAGCTAAAAATATAGCTAAAAATATCTCGGATGGAGATTCAATTTTCTTAGGGCCTGGTACTACAATAGAATTAGTATATGAATATATGACTGCGAGCTACCTAAAAGTCGTAACTAATTCTATATATGTATTTAATAAGTTTGTTGATGACCCTCGTTATGAGCTTATTTTAATTGGAGGTAGCTACCGTAGTAGAACAGGAGCTTTTGTTGGCAGTATAGCCAATGATACATTATCAAGGATGAATATAAATAAAGCCTTCATTGGTGTTAATGGTATTTATGATAATGTTATATCAAATTCTAACGAAGATGAAGGTATGATACAAGCTACTATACTAGATCGTGCTACAGAAAAATATATTGTCGCAGATTCATCTAAACTAAACAAACACGATTTTTATCAATTTTATAAGTTAGAAAATGTAACTGCAATTATAACTGATGAACATATAAGCTCTGAGAACATTGAAAAGTATTCTAAGTATACCAAATTATACTTCTAA
- a CDS encoding tagatose bisphosphate family class II aldolase has translation MKILSTKEMLKRAQKEGYAVPAFNIHNLETLQVVVDTANELKSPVILAGTPSTLVYAGGDYIVSMAEVASKKYDIPIAIHLDHYEDVEDIKHYIDLGFKSTMIDGSHLSYEDNINIVKDVVDYAHRFDATVEAELGRLGGQEDDLVVDEKDAMYTNPAQAKEFVDKTGIDSLAIAIGTAHGLYKGEARLDFDRLKEIREAVDVPLVLHGASDVPDYLVKKAISLGICKVNIATDLKIPFSDALKKYFSENPKSNDPRKYMAPAKESMKKVVAHKIEVCGSKNRY, from the coding sequence ATGAAAATATTATCAACTAAAGAAATGTTAAAAAGAGCTCAAAAGGAAGGATATGCAGTACCTGCCTTTAATATACATAATTTAGAAACTCTACAAGTAGTTGTTGATACAGCTAATGAATTAAAATCTCCAGTAATTTTAGCTGGAACACCTTCTACATTGGTTTATGCAGGTGGAGATTACATAGTATCTATGGCCGAAGTAGCTTCTAAGAAATATGACATACCAATTGCAATACACTTAGATCATTACGAGGATGTAGAAGATATAAAGCATTATATTGATTTAGGTTTCAAGTCAACAATGATAGATGGTTCTCACTTATCATATGAAGATAATATCAATATAGTTAAAGATGTTGTTGATTATGCTCATAGATTTGATGCAACTGTAGAGGCTGAACTTGGAAGACTTGGCGGACAAGAAGACGATCTTGTAGTTGATGAAAAAGATGCTATGTATACTAATCCAGCTCAAGCAAAAGAATTTGTAGATAAAACAGGTATAGACTCTCTAGCTATAGCTATAGGAACTGCTCATGGGTTATATAAAGGTGAAGCAAGGCTTGATTTTGATAGATTAAAAGAAATAAGAGAAGCCGTTGATGTACCTTTAGTATTACATGGTGCTTCTGATGTCCCTGATTATCTTGTAAAGAAAGCTATATCTCTTGGAATATGTAAAGTTAATATAGCTACAGATTTAAAAATACCATTTTCAGATGCTTTAAAAAAATATTTCAGTGAAAATCCGAAGAGTAATGATCCTAGAAAATATATGGCTCCTGCAAAGGAAAGTATGAAAAAGGTAGTTGCTCATAAAATAGAAGTTTGCGGAAGTAAAAATAGATATTAA
- a CDS encoding MarR family winged helix-turn-helix transcriptional regulator, with protein MSKEKSNNNRYIAKYISQLYRKSRIFINREVSKYDINSGQFMYLMDLYIQDGKNQEELSERLKVDKGTTARVIKKLEEKDLVTRVKDSSDKRCNRIYLTEKSREVEVNILNAFDEWNKMISENLTEEEEETLRNLLEKVGKNINI; from the coding sequence ATGTCTAAAGAAAAAAGTAATAACAATAGATATATTGCTAAATATATTTCTCAATTATATAGAAAATCAAGAATTTTTATAAATAGAGAAGTATCTAAGTATGATATTAACTCAGGTCAATTTATGTACCTTATGGATTTATATATTCAAGATGGTAAAAATCAAGAAGAACTATCAGAGAGGTTAAAGGTAGATAAGGGAACAACTGCTAGAGTAATAAAAAAGCTAGAAGAGAAAGATCTTGTAACTAGAGTAAAAGATAGTAGTGACAAAAGATGTAATAGAATTTACTTAACTGAAAAATCTAGAGAAGTTGAGGTTAATATTTTAAATGCTTTTGATGAATGGAACAAAATGATAAGTGAGAATTTAACTGAAGAAGAAGAGGAAACTTTGAGAAATTTACTTGAAAAAGTAGGTAAAAATATAAATATATAA
- a CDS encoding lactose-specific PTS transporter subunit EIIC, producing MESLVKQIEKWKPFFEKISRNKYLRAIRDGFISAMPIVLFSSIFMLIAFVPNIFGFEWSPEIQEIILKPYNYSMGILALVVSATTAKNLTDALNRDMPKNNQINNISTMMAAIVCFLIVSVDSIEGGFANGYMGSKGLITAFISAFTVSNIYKVCVENNITIKMPDAVPPNISQTFKDIIPFGASALIFWLFDLVFRNIFDFNFAEGVILFFQPLFTAADGYLGLAIIYGAMSLFWFVGIQGPSIVEPAVSAIYYVNIATNLSLFQNGEQSVNILTPGVQQFVATLGGTGATLIITLMFAFLSKSKELKAVGRASSIPVLFGVNEPILFGAPLILNPIFFIPFIGAPIINVWLFKIFVDYLGMNSFMYILPWTTPGPIGIVLGCGMGLLTIIFAALILVVDFVIYYPFFKVYDKQKVEEERAKESKLGNSLGEVDTTSKVIEKNAVNTKRLNNKRVLVLCAGGGTSGLLANALAKAAKENNIDMLTAANSYGAHVDMLKDFDLVILAPQVASNYQDLKKDTDRLGIKAVAVEGKKYIELTRNPKKALEFTLEILGDGVKEGA from the coding sequence ATGGAGAGTTTAGTAAAACAAATCGAAAAATGGAAACCGTTTTTTGAAAAAATATCTAGAAATAAATACTTAAGAGCTATAAGGGATGGATTTATTTCTGCTATGCCTATAGTACTTTTTTCAAGTATATTTATGCTTATAGCATTTGTTCCGAATATTTTTGGTTTTGAGTGGAGTCCAGAAATACAAGAAATTATACTTAAACCATACAACTACTCAATGGGGATATTAGCTTTAGTAGTTTCAGCAACAACTGCTAAAAACTTAACAGATGCATTAAATAGAGACATGCCTAAGAATAATCAAATAAATAATATATCTACTATGATGGCGGCTATAGTATGTTTCTTAATAGTAAGTGTTGATTCTATAGAAGGCGGTTTTGCTAATGGATATATGGGATCAAAAGGATTAATAACTGCATTCATATCAGCATTTACAGTATCAAATATTTACAAAGTGTGTGTTGAAAATAACATAACAATAAAAATGCCTGATGCGGTTCCACCAAATATATCTCAAACATTTAAAGATATAATACCTTTTGGTGCATCAGCACTTATATTCTGGTTATTTGATTTAGTATTTAGAAATATATTTGATTTTAATTTTGCAGAAGGAGTTATATTATTCTTCCAACCTTTATTTACAGCAGCAGATGGATATCTTGGATTAGCTATAATTTATGGAGCTATGTCATTATTCTGGTTTGTTGGAATACAAGGGCCTTCAATAGTTGAACCAGCAGTATCTGCTATTTATTATGTTAATATAGCAACAAATTTATCTCTTTTCCAAAATGGAGAACAATCAGTCAACATATTAACACCAGGGGTACAACAATTCGTTGCTACACTTGGGGGTACAGGAGCTACTCTTATAATAACTTTAATGTTTGCATTCTTATCTAAATCAAAAGAGTTAAAGGCAGTTGGTAGAGCATCTTCTATACCAGTTCTATTTGGAGTAAATGAACCAATTTTATTTGGTGCACCACTTATATTAAACCCAATATTCTTTATACCATTTATAGGAGCACCAATCATAAATGTTTGGTTATTTAAAATCTTTGTAGATTATCTAGGTATGAACAGTTTCATGTATATATTACCTTGGACAACTCCAGGGCCAATAGGTATAGTACTTGGATGTGGAATGGGACTTTTAACTATAATATTTGCAGCTCTTATATTAGTAGTTGACTTTGTTATTTACTATCCGTTCTTCAAAGTTTATGATAAGCAAAAAGTTGAAGAAGAAAGAGCAAAAGAATCAAAGTTAGGTAATAGTTTAGGTGAAGTAGATACTACATCGAAAGTAATAGAAAAAAATGCAGTTAATACAAAGAGGTTAAATAATAAAAGGGTTCTGGTTTTATGTGCTGGTGGTGGAACAAGTGGTCTTTTAGCGAATGCATTAGCAAAGGCAGCTAAAGAAAATAATATCGATATGTTAACAGCTGCTAATTCTTATGGTGCACATGTGGATATGTTAAAAGATTTTGACTTAGTAATACTAGCGCCACAAGTTGCATCTAACTATCAAGATTTAAAGAAAGATACAGATAGACTAGGTATCAAGGCAGTAGCGGTAGAAGGAAAGAAATATATAGAATTAACAAGAAATCCAAAGAAAGCATTGGAGTTTACACTTGAAATTTTAGGTGATGGAGTTAAAGAGGGGGCGTAA
- a CDS encoding PTS lactose/cellobiose transporter subunit IIA, with protein MSESTEVTKEELSMIAFEIIAYSGDARSKLLEAVKQAKNKNMEQCEVLISEAKQCLTDAHNAQTKMIVAEARGENIDVGFLTVHAQDHLMTTLLLQDIIGNLLDIYR; from the coding sequence ATGTCAGAATCAACAGAAGTAACAAAAGAAGAATTAAGTATGATAGCTTTTGAAATAATAGCATATTCAGGTGATGCAAGATCTAAATTACTTGAAGCTGTTAAACAGGCTAAAAATAAAAATATGGAACAATGTGAAGTGCTTATATCTGAAGCTAAGCAATGTTTGACAGATGCGCATAATGCTCAAACAAAAATGATTGTTGCAGAAGCTAGAGGGGAAAATATAGATGTAGGATTTTTAACAGTACATGCTCAGGATCATTTAATGACCACATTATTATTACAAGATATTATAGGGAACTTATTAGATATATACAGATAA
- the lacA gene encoding galactose-6-phosphate isomerase subunit LacA → MKILIGSDFKSSNFKNAIKEHLLSKGFEVVDKTEEKNFDFFEASTLVATSMLNNEGEKAIVIDEYGTGSFNVCVKHKGIICAQVADEHSAKMTRDHNNTSIITIGSNVTSLEVAKSICEKFILSDYSGGRHQIRVDMLNKMA, encoded by the coding sequence ATGAAGATTTTAATTGGTTCTGATTTTAAAAGTTCTAACTTTAAAAATGCCATAAAGGAGCATTTATTATCTAAAGGTTTTGAAGTAGTAGATAAAACTGAAGAAAAAAATTTTGATTTTTTTGAAGCTTCAACATTAGTTGCAACTTCTATGCTTAACAACGAAGGTGAAAAAGCTATAGTTATAGATGAATATGGTACAGGTTCATTTAATGTATGTGTAAAACATAAAGGTATTATTTGTGCACAAGTTGCTGATGAGCACTCTGCAAAGATGACTAGAGATCATAATAATACTTCTATTATAACTATTGGATCTAATGTAACAAGTTTAGAAGTTGCTAAAAGTATTTGTGAAAAGTTTATACTATCTGATTACTCTGGTGGTAGACATCAAATAAGAGTAGATATGTTAAATAAAATGGCTTAA
- a CDS encoding L,D-transpeptidase: MRKRIVNNRVLDYSKFNTDMTGFVNDNKIQSPTNYLMVTSLRDKLTYIYRKENNQWSLIHKWSCTVGKPSTPTIKGVFNVGSKYESITSEGSTVFVKYATNITGEYYYHSILYRLSDGEVYDDRLGVAISHGCIRLATENAAWIYYNVPTGTTIIIN; encoded by the coding sequence ATGAGGAAAAGAATAGTAAATAATCGTGTATTAGATTATTCTAAATTTAATACAGACATGACTGGATTTGTAAATGATAATAAAATCCAAAGTCCAACTAATTATCTAATGGTAACATCACTTAGAGATAAGCTAACTTATATATATAGAAAAGAAAATAATCAGTGGTCATTAATTCATAAGTGGAGTTGCACAGTAGGCAAACCTTCAACACCAACTATAAAAGGTGTATTTAATGTAGGGTCAAAATACGAATCTATAACATCAGAAGGAAGTACTGTATTTGTAAAATATGCCACTAATATTACAGGAGAATATTATTACCACTCCATATTATATAGGTTATCAGATGGAGAAGTATATGATGATAGACTTGGGGTAGCAATAAGCCATGGCTGTATAAGATTAGCTACAGAAAATGCAGCATGGATATACTACAATGTACCTACAGGCACAACAATAATTATTAATTAA
- a CDS encoding putative manganese transporter: MELIDIIINAAQESFLHVGVLLGVVILIFGYIDYKTSGNMVNILENNKRIQPIIGAILGIIPGCGGSIILIPLYVKNKVSFGALVATLVSSMGDAAFILISTDIKSYLGVSLISFVTAIICGYIVDMLHLDKKLKLRKSKLYNCNCSNPQKTDFEKGLRIDLNAKKHIGHEENDEVDHALHHNEKRKISKLGYKFTHSIGYKIYYLLIAIGFVIMITSHSGGLGHSHVHSHTHTYSYEQAHEEHTNEEEHIDEDGHTHEHEESLVLSIESIIALLGLALSIIYTVLSKKYIKNTTHEEVESKILSFKEMIIHSASETAFVITWIFIGYLVYDLGVMVLGGEEVLHSILLVNGMISVVIGAVLGIVPGCGIQIIFISLYSKGIIPFAALVANSISQDGDALFPLIAMDKKSALWATILTTIPAILIGFVVYVVMN, encoded by the coding sequence ATGGAATTAATAGATATAATCATAAATGCGGCACAAGAATCTTTTTTACATGTAGGAGTATTACTAGGAGTAGTAATACTAATATTTGGATATATAGATTATAAAACAAGTGGAAACATGGTAAATATTTTAGAAAATAATAAAAGAATACAGCCAATTATAGGAGCGATACTTGGAATAATACCAGGATGTGGAGGTAGTATTATACTAATCCCACTATACGTAAAAAATAAAGTAAGCTTTGGAGCTTTAGTGGCAACACTAGTATCTAGTATGGGTGATGCAGCCTTTATACTAATTTCTACAGATATCAAATCATATCTAGGAGTTAGTTTAATAAGTTTTGTAACAGCTATAATTTGTGGATATATAGTGGATATGTTACATTTAGATAAAAAATTAAAACTTAGAAAAAGCAAACTCTATAATTGTAACTGTAGTAATCCTCAAAAAACAGATTTTGAAAAAGGATTAAGGATAGATTTAAATGCGAAGAAACATATAGGTCATGAAGAAAATGACGAAGTAGATCATGCACTTCATCATAATGAAAAAAGAAAAATAAGTAAATTAGGTTATAAATTTACTCATTCAATAGGATATAAAATATATTATTTACTTATAGCAATAGGATTTGTGATTATGATAACTTCTCATAGTGGAGGACTTGGACACTCACATGTGCATTCGCATACACACACATATTCATATGAACAGGCTCATGAAGAGCACACTAATGAAGAAGAACATATTGATGAAGACGGACATACTCATGAACATGAAGAAAGCTTAGTATTATCAATTGAAAGTATAATAGCATTACTAGGACTAGCTTTATCTATAATTTATACAGTGCTATCTAAAAAGTATATAAAAAATACTACACATGAGGAAGTTGAAAGTAAGATATTATCATTTAAAGAGATGATAATACATTCAGCAAGTGAAACAGCTTTTGTTATAACATGGATATTTATAGGATATTTAGTATATGATTTAGGGGTAATGGTTCTTGGTGGAGAAGAAGTATTACATTCTATATTACTAGTGAATGGTATGATATCTGTAGTAATAGGTGCAGTTCTAGGTATTGTACCTGGATGTGGAATACAAATTATATTTATATCTCTATATTCAAAGGGAATTATACCATTTGCAGCTCTAGTTGCAAATTCAATATCTCAAGATGGAGATGCACTATTCCCACTTATAGCAATGGATAAAAAATCAGCTTTATGGGCTACAATTTTAACTACTATTCCAGCCATACTGATAGGTTTTGTAGTGTATGTGGTAATGAATTAG
- the lacB gene encoding galactose-6-phosphate isomerase subunit LacB, translating to MIISVGCDHIVTDIKDKIVNYLVSKGHKVIDNGTYDHTRTHYPIYGKLTAEKVVNGEADLGIVICGTGVGITNAASKIKGARVALVRDVETARYSREQLGINVLGLGGRITGLGLIENIIDVFLGTEFNPTEENKSLIAKIDNMIEKDYANGDIHFFDEFNEKWDRGEYHD from the coding sequence ATGATTATATCAGTTGGTTGTGATCATATTGTTACAGATATAAAAGATAAGATAGTTAATTATTTAGTTTCAAAAGGACATAAGGTTATAGATAATGGAACATATGACCATACAAGAACTCATTATCCTATCTATGGTAAATTGACAGCAGAAAAAGTAGTTAATGGTGAAGCTGACTTAGGAATTGTTATATGTGGTACAGGAGTTGGCATAACAAATGCAGCTTCAAAAATTAAAGGTGCTAGAGTTGCTCTTGTAAGAGATGTAGAAACAGCAAGATATTCTAGAGAACAATTAGGAATAAATGTTTTAGGATTAGGTGGAAGAATTACAGGTCTTGGTCTTATAGAAAACATAATAGATGTGTTTCTTGGTACAGAATTCAATCCTACTGAAGAGAATAAAAGTCTTATAGCTAAAATAGATAATATGATTGAAAAAGATTATGCAAATGGTGATATTCATTTTTTTGATGAATTCAATGAAAAGTGGGATAGAGGAGAATATCACGATTAA
- a CDS encoding prepilin peptidase, which produces MEAYINVMIFIFGIIFGSFFNVCIFRIPNNQSISNPPSHCYNCNTKLKPKDLIPILSWVFLKGKCSYCDSKISLRYPLIELLTGILFVLVYKVYGMNFIIINYLVLTSLLIIITFIDIDHYIIPDKIIIFGSLFAVIFNLTGKGISLLDSLAGAIICGGGMLLLINLIELIVKKEVMGGGDIKLFFMIGLFLGVKLGLLTILLSIYVGAIYGVIIIIYSNLKNIDYNSMIPYGPFISVGAFIAVICGTDIINWYMNLMI; this is translated from the coding sequence ATGGAAGCATATATTAATGTAATGATATTTATATTTGGTATAATATTTGGAAGTTTTTTTAATGTATGTATATTCAGGATACCAAATAATCAATCAATATCAAATCCACCATCGCATTGTTATAATTGCAATACAAAATTAAAACCAAAAGACCTAATACCAATATTAAGTTGGGTATTCTTAAAAGGAAAATGTAGTTATTGTGATAGTAAAATATCATTAAGATATCCATTAATTGAATTATTAACGGGAATATTATTTGTGTTAGTATATAAAGTATACGGCATGAATTTTATAATAATTAATTATTTAGTTTTAACCTCACTGCTTATAATAATAACTTTTATAGATATAGATCATTATATAATACCAGATAAGATAATAATATTTGGATCATTATTCGCAGTAATATTTAACCTAACAGGAAAAGGAATCTCTCTATTAGATAGTTTAGCAGGTGCTATAATATGCGGAGGAGGAATGCTTTTACTTATAAATTTAATAGAATTAATAGTTAAAAAAGAAGTAATGGGTGGAGGAGACATTAAACTATTCTTTATGATTGGATTATTTCTTGGTGTTAAATTAGGACTTTTAACTATACTATTAAGTATATATGTAGGAGCTATATATGGAGTAATTATAATAATATATAGTAATTTAAAAAATATAGATTATAATTCTATGATTCCGTATGGACCATTTATATCAGTAGGGGCATTTATAGCAGTTATATGTGGAACGGATATTATAAATTGGTATATGAATTTAATGATTTAA
- a CDS encoding MATE family efflux transporter: MDNNQNVLGTESIGKLLLKYSVPAIIGMMVNALYNVVDRIFIGNMPGVGPMAITGLGVAMPVMSVITAFGTLVGVGSTTNISIKLGQGKRNEAERIIGNAISLAAIIGATLTILGTVFLDKMLILFGASDSTISYAEAYMSFILVGATFSIMSMMFSNLIRGDGNPRLSATIMIIGCAMNIVLDALFIFKFNMGIKGAAFATVISQITSSMIGLLYYLRGKSNLSLKKKNLKLNKSIIGAIFAIGCAPFAMQLTNSVVQLIFNTSLKTYGGDLSIGAMATISSISMIFVMPAFGFVQGMQPIVGFNYGAKKYDRAKKALKISLISASIVFLLGSLVIQLAPQALVVMFNKDPELMNITIIGLRKYALAMPIVGISIVGSNFIQSIGKAKMAMVLGLLRQVIILIPMVLILPNFFGLNGVWFAQPTADTVSAVITGIVLVRELRKNFKTETDEIIKDVKSIEVI; encoded by the coding sequence ATGGATAATAATCAAAATGTACTAGGTACAGAGTCAATTGGAAAACTTTTATTAAAATACTCAGTACCGGCAATTATAGGTATGATGGTAAATGCACTTTATAATGTAGTAGATAGAATATTTATAGGTAATATGCCAGGTGTTGGACCTATGGCAATAACAGGTCTTGGAGTAGCAATGCCGGTAATGTCAGTAATAACTGCCTTTGGAACACTTGTAGGTGTGGGTTCAACTACAAATATATCTATAAAATTAGGTCAAGGTAAAAGGAATGAAGCTGAGCGTATTATAGGGAATGCAATAAGTTTAGCAGCAATAATAGGGGCTACCTTAACTATACTTGGAACAGTATTTTTAGATAAAATGCTTATACTATTTGGAGCAAGTGACAGTACCATTTCTTATGCCGAAGCGTATATGAGCTTCATACTAGTTGGAGCAACATTTAGTATAATGTCGATGATGTTTAGTAACTTGATAAGAGGAGATGGTAATCCGAGACTATCAGCTACTATAATGATTATAGGTTGTGCTATGAATATAGTATTAGATGCATTATTTATATTTAAATTTAATATGGGAATAAAAGGAGCAGCATTTGCTACTGTAATATCTCAAATCACTTCTTCAATGATAGGTTTATTATATTATTTAAGAGGAAAATCTAACTTAAGTCTTAAAAAGAAAAACTTAAAGTTAAACAAATCAATCATAGGAGCTATATTTGCTATAGGTTGTGCTCCATTTGCAATGCAATTAACAAACAGTGTAGTTCAGCTTATATTCAATACTTCACTAAAAACATATGGTGGAGACTTATCAATAGGTGCAATGGCAACAATTAGTTCAATAAGTATGATATTTGTAATGCCAGCCTTTGGTTTTGTGCAAGGTATGCAACCTATAGTAGGATTTAACTATGGAGCTAAAAAATATGATAGAGCTAAGAAAGCTCTAAAAATAAGTTTAATATCAGCAAGTATAGTATTTTTACTAGGTTCTTTAGTTATACAACTTGCACCACAAGCTTTAGTTGTAATGTTTAATAAAGATCCAGAACTTATGAATATAACTATAATTGGACTTAGAAAATATGCTCTTGCAATGCCAATAGTAGGTATATCAATAGTAGGAAGTAACTTTATACAATCAATAGGAAAAGCAAAAATGGCTATGGTGTTAGGGTTATTAAGACAGGTTATAATACTAATACCTATGGTACTTATATTACCTAACTTCTTTGGATTAAATGGAGTTTGGTTTGCTCAACCTACTGCAGATACTGTATCAGCAGTTATCACGGGTATAGTTTTAGTTAGAGAGCTTAGAAAGAACTTTAAAACTGAAACAGATGAAATCATTAAAGATGTAAAATCCATAGAGGTTATATAA